The proteins below come from a single Streptomyces tubercidicus genomic window:
- a CDS encoding MFS transporter, which yields MGGTTLSEWGGRTGPPVLGASTAPGTSGGPVEPVPAASAPLGPRRRLVLAGLIPALLLAALGQTIVATALPKIVGELHGLGAMPWAVTSYLLASALALPLHGKLGDLFGRKPVFLFALLVFTAGSALAGWSRTMDELVAFRAVQGVGGGGLIIGVQSIVADVVPPRARRRCMGLTGAAFGLATVAGPLIGGFCTDHASWRWCFSLNVPFGVLTFLVTAWALKLPRPARRGRPDLAGALLLAAFSICLVLLTSWGGTTYAWNSRVVLGLGAGALGTALLFLAVEYFASEPLIPLRLFRDAVFNITGLIGAAVGLALFGAVSYLPTFLQRADGATATESGLLMLPLTGGIVLASLASGQLISRTGRYKALPVVGCAMAAVGMWLLSRMQQDTAREVYSLWTGLLGLGIGLVLPVLVLAVRNSVRPADRGSATGATHYFRQLGGSVGAALFGTLLADRLARRLDDRLPVRLPDPESITPQLLRALPASLRDSSVAAYADAMPRIFCYLVPVLVLGLVLALFLKAKPLVSHAPHAPQVTPSPQMSYGEPADPAAVPQARTAADPAADNSRDPGSPYARAHSYPAPGRAAMAGLPVCGTVQHHDGSIVPRAALTLIDVAGRQIGRGATGEDGRYALSTPGAGSYVLIAAAAGHQPQAVTVTVGERPVELDVVLGGAGRLAGTVTTADGTPVRDAMVTLTDVRGEVVATTRSGREGGYVIGELVAGEYTLASSAPAFRPAALPVTVQASRETRQDIELAGGAVLRGTVRAGGGRPVEDARVTLLDAAGNVVDTATTGPDGLFRFVDVSAGEYTVIAAGYPPVATVLQVAGGGRTERDLQLGHED from the coding sequence GTGGGCGGGACCACCCTGAGCGAGTGGGGCGGGCGCACCGGTCCGCCCGTGCTCGGTGCGAGCACGGCTCCGGGCACGAGCGGCGGGCCCGTGGAGCCCGTACCCGCTGCGTCGGCGCCGCTCGGCCCCCGCCGCCGTCTGGTCCTCGCCGGTCTGATCCCGGCGCTGCTGCTCGCGGCCCTCGGCCAGACCATCGTCGCCACCGCGCTCCCGAAGATCGTCGGTGAGCTGCACGGTCTGGGCGCGATGCCCTGGGCGGTGACCTCCTACCTGCTCGCCTCGGCCCTCGCACTGCCCCTCCACGGCAAGCTCGGCGACCTCTTCGGCCGGAAGCCCGTCTTCCTCTTCGCCCTCCTCGTCTTCACCGCCGGTTCGGCGCTGGCCGGCTGGTCACGGACCATGGACGAACTGGTCGCCTTCCGGGCCGTCCAGGGCGTCGGCGGCGGCGGGTTGATCATCGGCGTCCAGTCGATCGTCGCCGATGTCGTACCGCCCCGTGCCCGCCGCCGCTGCATGGGCCTGACCGGCGCCGCCTTCGGTCTCGCCACCGTCGCCGGACCGCTGATCGGCGGCTTCTGCACCGACCATGCCTCCTGGCGCTGGTGCTTCTCCCTCAATGTCCCGTTCGGTGTGCTGACGTTCCTGGTCACCGCCTGGGCACTGAAGCTGCCCCGGCCCGCGCGGCGCGGCAGGCCGGATCTCGCCGGGGCGCTGCTGCTCGCGGCGTTCTCCATCTGCCTGGTGCTGCTGACCAGTTGGGGCGGCACCACCTACGCCTGGAACTCGCGGGTCGTCCTCGGCCTCGGCGCCGGTGCGCTCGGCACCGCCCTGCTGTTCCTCGCGGTCGAGTACTTCGCCAGCGAACCGCTGATCCCGCTGCGGCTGTTCCGCGATGCGGTCTTCAACATCACCGGTCTCATCGGCGCCGCCGTCGGCCTCGCGCTCTTCGGCGCCGTCAGCTACCTGCCGACCTTCCTGCAGCGGGCCGACGGCGCCACGGCCACCGAGTCCGGGCTGCTGATGCTGCCCCTGACCGGCGGCATCGTGCTCGCCTCCCTCGCCTCCGGACAGCTCATCAGCCGCACCGGCCGCTACAAGGCCCTCCCCGTCGTGGGGTGTGCGATGGCCGCGGTGGGGATGTGGCTGCTGTCGCGGATGCAGCAGGACACCGCGCGGGAGGTCTACAGCCTCTGGACCGGCCTCCTCGGCCTCGGGATCGGCCTCGTCCTGCCGGTGCTGGTGCTCGCCGTACGGAACTCCGTACGCCCCGCCGACCGCGGCTCCGCGACCGGTGCCACCCACTACTTCCGGCAGCTCGGCGGCAGCGTAGGCGCGGCCCTCTTCGGCACCCTGCTCGCCGACCGGCTGGCCCGCCGGCTCGACGACCGGCTGCCGGTGCGGCTGCCCGATCCGGAGTCGATCACCCCGCAACTGCTACGTGCGCTGCCCGCCTCGCTGCGCGACAGCTCTGTCGCCGCGTACGCGGACGCCATGCCAAGGATCTTCTGCTATCTCGTGCCGGTGCTCGTCCTGGGCCTTGTGCTCGCCCTCTTCCTGAAAGCGAAACCCCTGGTGTCCCACGCCCCTCATGCTCCGCAGGTCACCCCGTCTCCGCAGATGTCGTACGGCGAGCCGGCCGACCCCGCCGCCGTACCGCAGGCCCGTACCGCAGCGGACCCGGCCGCCGACAACTCCCGTGACCCCGGCTCCCCTTATGCCCGTGCGCACAGCTACCCCGCCCCCGGACGCGCCGCCATGGCCGGCCTCCCCGTATGCGGCACCGTCCAGCATCACGACGGCAGCATCGTGCCGCGTGCCGCGCTCACCCTCATCGATGTGGCCGGGCGGCAGATCGGCCGCGGTGCCACCGGAGAGGACGGACGGTATGCGCTGAGCACACCGGGCGCCGGCTCCTATGTGCTGATCGCGGCGGCGGCCGGCCACCAGCCGCAGGCGGTCACCGTCACCGTCGGCGAGCGGCCGGTCGAGCTGGATGTCGTGCTCGGCGGGGCGGGGCGGCTCGCGGGCACCGTCACCACCGCCGACGGCACGCCCGTACGCGATGCCATGGTCACCCTCACCGATGTCCGCGGCGAGGTCGTCGCCACCACCCGCAGCGGGCGCGAAGGCGGCTATGTCATCGGGGAGTTGGTGGCCGGTGAGTACACCCTGGCCTCCAGCGCCCCGGCGTTCCGCCCCGCCGCGCTGCCGGTGACCGTCCAGGCCTCCCGGGAGACCCGCCAGGACATCGAGCTCGCCGGTGGCGCGGTGCTGCGCGGGACCGTACGGGCCGGCGGCGGGCGCCCCGTCGAGGACGCCCGGGTCACCCTGCTGGACGCGGCCGGCAACGTCGTCGACACCGCGACCACCGGGCCCGACGGGCTGTTCCGCTTCGTGGATGTGTCGGCCGGCGAGTACACCGTCATCGCCGCCGGATACCCGCCGGTGGCCACCGTCCTCCAGGTGGCCGGCGGCGGCCGCACCGAACGCGACCTCCAGCTGGGGCACGAGGACTGA
- a CDS encoding SRPBCC family protein, with protein sequence MGQVEAITQREIAADPEDVFDALADYSGTRRQLLPEHFSEYEVREGGDGKGTLVHWKLQATSKRVRDCLLEVDEPTDGQLVEKDRNSSMVTTWVVTPAGERRAKVVVTTTWQGAGGIGGFFERTFAPKGLGRIYDALLANLATHVEK encoded by the coding sequence ATGGGGCAGGTCGAGGCCATCACGCAGCGCGAGATCGCGGCGGACCCGGAGGACGTGTTCGACGCGCTCGCCGACTACAGCGGCACCCGCCGGCAGCTGCTGCCCGAGCACTTCAGCGAGTACGAGGTCCGCGAGGGCGGTGACGGCAAGGGCACCCTCGTCCACTGGAAGCTTCAGGCCACCAGCAAGCGGGTGCGCGACTGCCTGCTGGAGGTCGACGAGCCGACCGACGGCCAGCTCGTGGAGAAGGACCGCAACTCCTCGATGGTGACGACCTGGGTCGTCACCCCGGCCGGTGAACGGCGCGCCAAGGTCGTCGTCACCACGACCTGGCAGGGCGCGGGCGGTATCGGCGGCTTCTTCGAGCGGACCTTCGCCCCCAAGGGCCTCGGCCGGATCTACGACGCCCTGCTGGCCAACCTCGCCACCCACGTGGAGAAGTGA
- a CDS encoding Rv2578c family radical SAM protein, translated as MRWDNLGDSPSALFGTEVVSRTINTPEFQGITFHEVRARSIVNRVPGASRMPFEWTVNPYRGCSHACVYCFARKTHSYLDLDTGQGFDSQIVVKVNAPELLRRELAGRRWRGDHIAMGTNVDCYQRAEGRYGLMPGIIEALRDHANPFSILTKGTLILRDLPLLQQAAAVTDIGISVSVGFLDHELWRTIEPGTPAPDRRLDVVRTLTAHGIPCGVLMAPVIPFLGDAPDQLRATVRAIAEAGAGSVTPLVLHLRPGAREWFMAWLEQHHPHLVRRYTTMYADGAYAPKWYQRRITRQVHELATEYGIGPTHPGEPRRLPPPDPTPVPAGDHNGQAPQHPPEPTQLTLI; from the coding sequence ATGCGCTGGGACAATCTCGGCGACAGCCCGTCCGCGCTGTTCGGCACGGAGGTAGTCAGCCGGACGATCAACACCCCCGAGTTCCAGGGAATAACCTTCCACGAGGTGCGCGCCCGCTCGATCGTGAACCGTGTCCCGGGCGCCTCCCGGATGCCGTTCGAATGGACCGTGAACCCCTACCGCGGGTGCAGCCACGCCTGCGTCTACTGCTTCGCCCGTAAGACGCACAGCTACCTCGATCTGGACACCGGGCAGGGCTTCGACTCGCAGATCGTGGTGAAGGTCAACGCCCCCGAGCTGCTGCGCCGCGAGCTGGCCGGGCGGCGCTGGCGCGGTGACCACATAGCCATGGGCACCAACGTCGACTGCTATCAGCGCGCGGAGGGCCGCTACGGACTGATGCCCGGCATCATCGAGGCCCTGCGCGATCACGCCAACCCGTTCTCGATCCTCACCAAGGGCACGCTCATCCTGCGCGATCTGCCGCTGCTGCAGCAGGCCGCCGCGGTCACCGACATCGGCATCTCGGTCTCCGTCGGCTTCCTGGACCATGAGCTGTGGCGCACGATCGAGCCGGGCACACCCGCCCCCGACCGGCGGCTGGACGTGGTGCGGACCCTCACCGCGCACGGCATCCCGTGCGGTGTCCTGATGGCGCCGGTGATCCCGTTCCTCGGGGACGCCCCGGACCAGCTGCGGGCCACGGTCCGGGCCATCGCGGAGGCCGGCGCCGGATCCGTCACCCCGCTGGTGCTGCATCTGCGGCCCGGCGCCCGCGAATGGTTCATGGCATGGCTGGAACAGCACCACCCGCACCTGGTCCGGCGCTACACCACGATGTACGCGGACGGTGCCTACGCCCCCAAGTGGTACCAGCGCCGCATCACCCGCCAGGTCCATGAACTCGCCACCGAGTACGGCATCGGCCCCACCCACCCCGGCGAGCCCCGCCGGCTCCCACCACCGGACCCCACCCCCGTCCCGGCCGGAGACCACAACGGCCAGGCCCCCCAGCACCCTCCGGAACCGACCCAGTTGACCCTGATCTGA
- a CDS encoding GNAT family N-acetyltransferase: protein MTEADIEAVSAVRVHGWQTAYRGLMPQAYLDAMSVAEDAEQRRSWFGRRSPEVSDLVAERDGAVVGWVCVGPARDPDIAPGAEELPAPRPTAGELLALYVAPALIGTGVGRALMAAATARARAHGFHTLYLWVVRGNTRAERFYERAGFAPDGAEEAYDVGGSSVPELRYRRALAPTAG, encoded by the coding sequence ATGACCGAAGCCGATATCGAAGCGGTCTCCGCGGTGCGGGTGCACGGCTGGCAGACGGCCTACCGCGGGCTGATGCCGCAGGCGTATCTGGACGCGATGAGCGTGGCAGAGGATGCCGAGCAGCGGCGGTCGTGGTTCGGGCGCCGGTCGCCCGAGGTGTCGGATCTGGTCGCCGAGCGGGACGGCGCGGTCGTCGGCTGGGTGTGCGTCGGTCCGGCCCGTGACCCCGATATCGCCCCGGGGGCCGAGGAGTTGCCCGCGCCCCGGCCGACCGCGGGCGAGCTGCTCGCCCTCTATGTGGCGCCCGCCCTGATCGGCACCGGCGTCGGACGCGCCCTGATGGCCGCCGCCACCGCCCGCGCGCGGGCGCACGGCTTCCACACGCTGTACCTGTGGGTGGTACGCGGCAACACCCGCGCCGAGCGGTTCTACGAACGGGCCGGTTTCGCACCGGACGGCGCCGAGGAGGCGTACGACGTCGGCGGGAGCAGCGTCCCGGAACTGCGCTACCGGCGGGCGCTGGCCCCCACGGCCGGTTAA
- a CDS encoding VOC family protein — translation MTATPVHWKLVIDAHDPHAQADFWAAALHYEVEDHSVLIAKLLDLDAIPPGILLDHHDRRAWRDAAAVRHPDDPYDPESGAGRGRRLLFNRIPRAEEKTAKNRLHIDLHGPAGERDSEVERLHALGARVERQVREQGGEWVVMTDPEGNEFCVH, via the coding sequence ATGACCGCAACTCCCGTGCACTGGAAGCTCGTCATCGACGCCCACGATCCGCACGCCCAGGCCGACTTCTGGGCGGCCGCGCTCCACTACGAGGTCGAGGACCACAGCGTCCTGATCGCCAAGCTCCTCGACCTCGACGCCATCCCGCCCGGGATCCTCCTGGACCACCACGACCGGCGCGCCTGGCGGGACGCGGCGGCCGTGCGCCACCCCGACGACCCGTACGACCCGGAGAGCGGCGCGGGACGGGGACGCCGCCTGCTCTTCAACCGGATCCCCCGCGCAGAGGAGAAGACGGCAAAGAATCGCCTGCACATCGACCTGCACGGCCCCGCGGGCGAGCGGGACAGCGAGGTCGAGCGCCTCCACGCGCTCGGCGCCCGGGTGGAGCGCCAGGTCAGGGAACAGGGCGGCGAGTGGGTGGTGATGACGGACCCGGAGGGGAACGAGTTCTGCGTGCATTAG
- a CDS encoding HEAT repeat domain-containing protein, with protein sequence MEEEFHELTDRVRGELRSPQDLVAYERLLGLARKNTPAGREELARMLVAVERPLWAREIAAFVLGCAGDKRAFETLVLLLNYREPVRCATAAHALGRLGDPRTARAAAALATNPLRTAYALHPVRLLAELRAPQSVPALIATLERLLTPHNPYWRVALACVEGLGALGDRRAVPALTAAAAHPRLAAAAAASLARLGVHEDVTAGDGAPADARAGNGAGPPDGPDA encoded by the coding sequence ATGGAAGAGGAATTCCACGAGTTGACCGACCGGGTGCGCGGTGAACTCCGCTCCCCACAGGATCTGGTCGCCTATGAGCGGCTGCTCGGGCTGGCCCGCAAGAACACCCCGGCCGGCCGGGAGGAACTGGCCCGGATGCTGGTCGCCGTCGAGCGTCCGCTGTGGGCCAGGGAGATCGCCGCCTTCGTCCTCGGCTGCGCCGGCGACAAGCGGGCCTTCGAAACGCTCGTCCTGTTACTGAACTACCGCGAACCGGTGCGCTGCGCCACCGCTGCCCATGCGCTGGGCCGGCTCGGCGACCCCCGTACCGCCCGCGCCGCGGCCGCGCTCGCCACCAACCCGCTGCGCACCGCGTACGCCCTGCACCCCGTCCGGCTGCTCGCCGAACTCCGCGCACCGCAGTCCGTACCCGCGCTGATCGCGACCCTGGAGCGGCTGCTGACCCCGCACAACCCCTACTGGCGGGTGGCGCTCGCCTGCGTCGAGGGCCTGGGCGCGCTGGGCGACCGGCGCGCCGTCCCCGCGCTCACCGCGGCCGCCGCCCACCCCCGTCTGGCGGCCGCCGCGGCGGCGTCACTGGCGCGGCTGGGGGTGCATGAGGACGTGACGGCGGGGGACGGGGCGCCCGCGGACGCGAGGGCGGGGAACGGGGCCGGGCCGCCGGACGGGCCGGACGCCTGA
- a CDS encoding 3-hydroxyacyl-CoA dehydrogenase family protein, with protein MGPQSTPDLSTQASSLSLSTVAVVGLGTMGTGIAEVLTRAGREVIGIDTDEAAARRAVSALEAATARAVQRERLTERERQDALARFRTFTDLQAAADADLVIEVVPEDYELKRQVFAELDAVVRPDTILATGTNALSVTRLAADSQRPERVLGVHFFNPAPAMKLVEVVSSVLTAPTAVAAVTELAHDLGKDPIAVGDRPGFVADGLLFGYLNQAAAMYESKYATREDIDAAMRLGCGLPMGPLALLDLIGVDTARTVLEAMYAESQDRLHAPAPVLGQLAEAGLTGRKAGRGFYTYEAPGSATVVPDAESPASADEQSAGRTVSSVGVAGSGTMASGIAEVFAKAGYKVVLAARSLEKAEKAKARIAKSLGRSVDKGRMAAEARDAALAAITPAGSLDAFADVDLAVEAVAEDLAVKQELFKTLDKVCKPGAVLATTTSSLPVVACARATSRPQDVIGMHFFNPAPAMKLVEVVRTVLTDDEVHATVRAVCAKVRKHPVDCGDRAGFIVNALLFPYLNNAIKMVEEHYATLDDIDAAMKLGGGYPMGPFELLDVVGLDVSLAIEKVLHAEFRDPGLAPSPLLEHLVAAGCLGRKTGRGFREYARR; from the coding sequence ATGGGCCCTCAGTCCACCCCTGATCTCTCAACTCAAGCCTCTTCGCTGTCCCTTTCCACCGTCGCCGTCGTCGGCCTGGGCACCATGGGCACCGGTATCGCCGAGGTGCTGACCCGGGCCGGCCGTGAGGTCATCGGTATCGACACGGACGAAGCCGCGGCCCGCCGTGCCGTCTCCGCCCTCGAAGCCGCCACCGCCCGCGCCGTGCAGCGCGAGCGGCTCACGGAGCGGGAGCGCCAGGACGCCCTGGCCCGGTTCCGTACCTTCACCGATCTGCAGGCCGCCGCGGACGCCGATCTCGTCATCGAGGTGGTGCCCGAGGACTACGAGCTCAAGCGGCAGGTCTTCGCCGAGCTGGACGCGGTGGTCCGGCCGGACACCATCCTGGCCACCGGCACCAACGCGCTGTCCGTGACCCGGCTGGCCGCCGATTCGCAGCGCCCCGAGCGGGTGCTCGGGGTGCACTTCTTCAACCCCGCGCCGGCCATGAAGCTGGTCGAGGTGGTCTCCTCGGTGCTCACCGCGCCGACCGCGGTCGCGGCCGTCACGGAGCTCGCCCACGACCTGGGCAAGGACCCGATCGCGGTGGGTGACCGCCCCGGCTTCGTCGCGGACGGCCTGCTGTTCGGCTATCTGAACCAGGCCGCGGCGATGTACGAGTCCAAGTACGCCACCCGCGAGGACATCGACGCCGCGATGCGGCTCGGCTGCGGCCTGCCCATGGGCCCGCTGGCGCTGCTGGACCTGATCGGCGTGGACACCGCCCGTACTGTCCTGGAGGCGATGTACGCCGAGTCGCAGGACCGGCTGCACGCCCCCGCGCCGGTCCTGGGCCAGCTCGCCGAGGCGGGGCTGACCGGCCGCAAGGCGGGCCGCGGCTTCTACACGTACGAGGCTCCGGGCAGTGCCACGGTCGTGCCGGACGCGGAGAGCCCGGCGTCCGCCGACGAGCAGTCCGCCGGGCGCACGGTCAGCAGCGTCGGCGTGGCCGGTTCCGGGACGATGGCGAGCGGTATCGCCGAGGTCTTCGCCAAGGCGGGCTACAAGGTCGTGCTGGCCGCCCGCAGCCTGGAGAAGGCCGAGAAGGCGAAGGCCAGGATCGCCAAGTCCCTGGGCCGCTCGGTGGACAAGGGCCGGATGGCCGCCGAGGCCCGGGATGCCGCGCTGGCGGCGATCACCCCGGCCGGGTCGCTGGACGCGTTCGCCGATGTGGACCTCGCGGTGGAGGCGGTGGCCGAGGATCTGGCGGTCAAGCAGGAGCTGTTCAAGACGCTGGACAAGGTCTGCAAGCCGGGCGCCGTCCTGGCCACCACCACCTCGTCGCTGCCGGTCGTGGCCTGCGCCCGCGCCACCTCGCGCCCGCAGGACGTCATCGGGATGCACTTCTTCAACCCGGCGCCCGCGATGAAGCTGGTCGAGGTGGTCCGTACGGTCCTGACGGACGACGAGGTGCACGCCACGGTGCGGGCGGTCTGCGCCAAGGTCCGCAAGCACCCCGTGGACTGCGGCGACCGGGCCGGATTCATCGTGAACGCGCTGCTGTTCCCGTACTTGAACAACGCGATCAAGATGGTCGAGGAGCACTACGCGACGCTGGACGACATCGACGCCGCCATGAAGCTCGGCGGCGGCTACCCGATGGGTCCGTTCGAACTCCTCGATGTGGTCGGCCTGGACGTGTCCCTGGCGATCGAGAAGGTGCTGCACGCCGAGTTCCGCGACCCGGGGCTGGCCCCGTCGCCGCTGCTGGAGCACCTCGTCGCCGCGGGCTGCCTCGGCCGCAAGACGGGCCGCGGCTTCCGTGAGTACGCCCGGCGCTGA
- a CDS encoding TetR family transcriptional regulator produces MSQPARTQPTDPSDAVTPGTRRAAAQRLKMRRELSAAAMELFATKGYEATTVDEIAAAAGVARRTFFRHFRSKEEAIFPDHDDTLVRAEAVLDAAPPHENPLDTVCRGIKEVMRMYAASPAVSVARYRLTREVPTLREAEIASVARYERLFTRYLLGHFDEGAHREGDDDPLLAEVAASAVVTAHNHVLRRWLRADAQGDVEAQLDHAFAIVRETFGAGIGAGRTGSEDAPPASVSREGEVLVAVARTDAPLDEVMRTIRKAITERK; encoded by the coding sequence ATGTCCCAGCCCGCTCGTACGCAGCCCACCGACCCCTCCGACGCCGTCACTCCCGGCACCCGCCGGGCGGCCGCGCAACGGCTCAAAATGCGCCGTGAATTGTCGGCGGCGGCGATGGAGCTGTTCGCGACCAAGGGCTACGAGGCGACGACGGTCGATGAGATCGCGGCCGCCGCGGGCGTCGCCCGGCGCACCTTCTTCCGCCACTTCCGCTCCAAGGAAGAGGCGATCTTCCCCGACCACGACGACACCCTCGTGCGCGCGGAGGCCGTCCTGGACGCCGCTCCGCCGCACGAGAATCCGCTCGACACGGTCTGCCGCGGCATCAAGGAGGTCATGCGGATGTACGCGGCCTCCCCGGCCGTGTCGGTGGCCCGTTACCGGCTGACCCGTGAGGTCCCCACCCTGCGCGAGGCCGAGATCGCCTCGGTGGCCCGCTATGAGCGGCTGTTCACCCGCTATCTCCTGGGCCATTTCGACGAGGGCGCCCACCGCGAGGGCGATGACGATCCGCTGCTCGCCGAGGTCGCGGCCTCCGCCGTGGTCACCGCGCACAACCATGTACTGCGCCGCTGGCTGCGGGCCGACGCCCAGGGCGATGTCGAGGCCCAGCTGGACCATGCCTTCGCGATCGTCCGGGAGACCTTCGGCGCCGGTATCGGCGCGGGCCGCACCGGCAGCGAGGACGCCCCTCCGGCGTCCGTCTCCCGCGAGGGCGAGGTACTGGTCGCGGTGGCCCGTACGGACGCCCCGCTGGACGAGGTCATGCGCACCATCCGCAAGGCGATCACCGAGCGGAAGTAA
- the ccrA gene encoding crotonyl-CoA carboxylase/reductase, with the protein MNEILDAILAPDTTSADFAGLALPESYRAVTVHKDEVEMFAGLETKEKDPRKSLHVDDVPVPELGPGEALVAVMASSVNYNSVWTSIFEPMSTFGFLERYGKLSDLTKRHDLPYHVIGSDLAGVVLRTGPGVNAWGPGDEVVAHCLSVELESSDGHNDTMLDPEQRIWGFETNFGGLAEIALVKSNQLMPKPKHLSWEEAASPGLVNSTAYRQLVSQNGAAMKQGDNVLIWGASGGLGSYATQFALAGGANPICVVSSDQKAEICRKMGAEAIIDRNAEGYKFWKDEHNQDPKEWKRFGKRIRELTGGEDVDIVFEHPGRETFGASVYVTRKGGTIVTCASTSGYHHEYDNRYLWMSLKRIVGSHFANYREAWEANRLIAKGKIHPTLSKTYTLEETGQAAYDVHRNLHQGKVGVLALAPEEGMGVRDEEMRAKHLDAINRFRNV; encoded by the coding sequence GTGAACGAAATCCTGGACGCAATCCTCGCGCCCGACACCACCAGCGCCGACTTCGCCGGCCTGGCCCTCCCCGAGTCCTACCGCGCGGTGACCGTGCACAAGGACGAGGTCGAGATGTTCGCCGGCCTGGAGACCAAGGAGAAGGACCCCCGCAAGTCGCTGCACGTCGACGACGTGCCGGTGCCCGAGCTGGGTCCGGGCGAGGCGCTGGTGGCCGTGATGGCCTCCTCCGTGAACTACAACTCCGTGTGGACCTCGATCTTCGAGCCGATGTCGACGTTCGGGTTCCTGGAGCGCTACGGCAAGCTGTCCGACCTGACCAAGCGGCACGACCTGCCGTACCACGTGATCGGCTCCGACCTGGCCGGCGTGGTCCTGCGCACCGGCCCCGGTGTCAACGCCTGGGGCCCCGGCGACGAGGTCGTCGCGCACTGCCTGTCCGTCGAGCTGGAGTCCTCCGACGGCCACAACGACACGATGCTCGACCCGGAGCAGCGGATCTGGGGCTTCGAGACCAACTTCGGTGGCCTGGCCGAGATCGCGCTGGTCAAGTCCAACCAGCTGATGCCCAAGCCGAAGCACCTGAGCTGGGAGGAGGCGGCGTCGCCCGGTCTGGTCAACTCCACCGCCTACCGCCAGCTCGTCTCGCAGAACGGTGCGGCGATGAAGCAGGGCGACAACGTCCTGATCTGGGGCGCCAGCGGCGGACTCGGCTCGTACGCCACCCAGTTCGCGCTGGCCGGCGGCGCCAACCCGATCTGTGTGGTCTCCTCGGACCAGAAGGCGGAGATCTGCCGGAAGATGGGCGCCGAGGCGATCATCGACCGCAACGCCGAGGGCTACAAGTTCTGGAAGGACGAGCACAACCAGGACCCCAAGGAGTGGAAGCGCTTCGGCAAGCGCATCCGCGAACTGACCGGCGGCGAGGACGTGGACATCGTCTTCGAGCACCCCGGCCGGGAGACCTTCGGCGCGTCCGTCTACGTCACGCGCAAGGGCGGCACCATCGTCACCTGCGCCTCCACCTCGGGCTACCACCACGAGTACGACAACCGCTACCTGTGGATGTCGCTGAAGCGGATCGTCGGCTCGCACTTCGCCAACTACCGCGAGGCGTGGGAGGCCAACCGCCTGATCGCCAAGGGCAAGATCCACCCCACGCTGTCGAAGACGTACACCCTCGAAGAGACCGGACAGGCGGCGTACGACGTGCACCGCAACCTCCACCAGGGCAAGGTCGGCGTGCTGGCACTGGCCCCCGAGGAGGGGATGGGCGTGCGCGACGAAGAAATGCGCGCCAAGCACCTCGACGCCATCAACCGGTTCCGGAACGTCTGA